The Ferrimonas balearica DSM 9799 genome includes the window TAGGGCGATGGATGCGGGTCAGTGGCTGCTTCGCTCAGCCAGGTGAGCGCAATCCGCGGTGCTTAAGCCGGGCAAGTCAGGCAGGAACTTGGCGCGTGAATGGCCTTGGGGGATGTCGTGAATGTGTCAGAAGGGATTCGGGTTGGTCACTGTTCTGGGTGGTATGACCAATTGCCCTGTTGGCAAAATGCCCGGCCGAAAGGTGACCGGGCATCATAACGATCAGGCTTTGAACGGGGCCTGGAATTCGTTACGCAGGCTGGCGTTACGACGGGCGGATTTCAGGTCTTTAACCATCATCTTGATGCCCTGCTGCAGCAGTTGCTCCATCATGGCGTTGGCCTGCTCGTCGTTGCGCTCTTCGCCTTCGGCGTTTTGCTCAACCATGGCCAGCAGCTCAGCGGTCGGGCCAACCAGGGTGAACGCGACCACAGCCTGGAACTGCTCGAAGCTGTCCATGATGTTGCGAGCGCTCTGGGGTTGAGCTTCCCACGCGTGGCGCAGCGGGCCTTCTACGGCGTTGTATACGGCAAATACGGCCTCGTGCTGGGCTTCCGGTGTACCCATAAACTCCAGTACCTGCTTCAGCTCTGCAGGCAGGGCAACGTTTTCGCTCATCGTGTTCTCACTATCAGGGGTTGGAAAGGGCGCTATCTTAGCGGATCTGGGGCAAATGTCAGTGCCTTTTGCCCCAGGGATATGACCCAAACGGTGAACCGACGCTCAACGCATTGGTGAACCGCCCCCCGAAGGCGCGGTAACACCGAGTGGGTTGTCGTCCCAGCCCATCCGGACGGCGCCAGAGCGCCCGGTTCTGGCTGGGGTTAATTAAAGATGCGGTCGGCCCACAGTGCCAGCCCGGTGGTCACACTGCCAAAGTTGTCCCCCTGTACCATCTCCGCGACAAAGCGGTCAGACAGGGCCTGGCGGATATGGGGAGAGCTGGCGCTGCCGCCGGTCAGGAACACCACATCCGGCGTGGTGCCTGCCTGCTCCAGGGCGTCATCGATCAAGCCACCAATCTGCTTCATCAACGCCTGAGACGCGTCGACAAACTGTCCCTGGCTGACCTTTGCCTCCAGTCCGGCCTCGATGTAGGAGAGGTCCGCACGGGTTTCGGCTTGGCTGCTGAGGGCGATTTTGGCCTGCTCCGCCACCGCACTTTGCTGGAATGTCATCTGGTTGGCCTGCAGGGTCAGCAGGCGCGACAACGGCTTCAGGGTAGGCTGGCGTTGCAGTGCCTGCAGCTCATTACGGTGCTGGGTGCTGTAGAAACGGGTTTGCGCCGACAGGTTGTTGACCGCTGCCGCGTCATGGAATGGCTGCGAGGGCAGGGTGCGGCCCTTTTCATCGGCCAGTCCCATGCCCAGCGAGGGCATCAGAGCCCGGTAGTTCAGGGCCACATCAAAGTCGTTACCGCCGATACGCTTGCCGCTGTGGCCCAGAACGGTGTTTTCCGGCGCATGGCGGTCCAGGTAGCCCGGTCCCATCAGCACCATGGAGATGTCGGTGGTGCCACCCCCGATGTCCACGACCATCACCCGCTTCTCTTCGGTCAGTTGCTGTTGGAAGGTCAGGCCGGCAGCCATCGGCTCGTACTGGAACTCCAGCTGTTCAATGCCCACATGCCGCGCTGCCCGGCGGATGATGTCGGTCGCCTGCTGGTTGCTGCGCTCACTGTTAAAACCCTGGAAGTTGATGGGCCTGCCCACCACCAGCTTGCGCACCTCGCCATGGCCTGCCTGTTGGATCTGTCCCAACAGGTGCCACAGCATGGCAGCGGTAATGTCTTCCAGCACCTGTTGCTGGCGATCGGAAAGGCCGCTGCCTCCCAGGAAGGATTTGTGGCTGCGGATGTAGTAGCAGTCGGAGGGGTCTTCCAGATAATGGGACAGCGCGGCCCTACCGAAGAACAACTCATCCTCATAGCCATCCAGCTTCGCTTCACTCAGGGCATGCAGGCTGGCGCTCAGACTGTTGCCCCGGGCCTGTTGAAACGCCGCTTCGCGACCCTGCGCTTTGAGCTGGCGGTAGAGCCAGCCGGCGATCACCTCGGAACGGGCAGCGTACAGGGTCGAAGGCATAAAGGCACCGTGCTCAGGCAGGGTCAGCAGCCTGGGCTGGCCCTCCTGCATGATGCCGACACCACAGTTTGAGGTGCCAAGGTCGAGTCCTGCGATGGCGTTCATGGTTTCTCCTGGAAGCGCAATGGAAAACGGGCGAGCGAGGGTAGGGGGAAGCGTTCTGGGATGCAATGGTTTGTCGACATAAATCCGACGGGGTGCACGGCACACTCTGTGCGTGCGCTGAATGCAACAAAGCCCGCTCAATGAGCGGGCTTTGTCTGGAATATGGTGCGTCTAAGTAGACTCGAACTACCGACCCCCACCATGTCAAGGTGGTGCTCTAACCAACTGAGCTATAGACGCAGAATGTGGTGCGTCCGAGTAGACTCGAACTACCGACCCCTACCATGTCAAGGTAGTGCTCTAACCAACTGAGCTACGGACGCACGGAAAAGTGGTGCGTCCGAGTAGACTCGAACTACCGACCCCCACCATGTCAAGGTGGTGCTCTAACCAACTGAGCTACGGACGCACAATGCTGTCGTTGACAGCGAGGCGTATAGTAATCAGCGTCTGACCATCTCGCAAGGGGATTTTCCCCTTTGGGGGTCTGGTTGGTGACGCTTTATGCAATACGGGCAGGGTTTAGCCCGGATTTGGGGTCGGAGAGCGATCGCAGCGTTGAAGCAGTGCCTGCCATGCCTCTGTATGTTGCTGGATAGCCTGATAAAAATGGTGGCGCAACTGGCCAGGCTGGTCACCCAGGTAGTAATCAAAGTAGGGGTGTTCAGGCCAGGGTGTCAGCAACTGGCGCAAGGGGGGAGTGAGCCGGCGGTCGGCCTTTTGCAGCTCAGCCAGCAGCGGTTGGACGCGTTCACCGTAGATGTTGCTCAGGATATTGGGCAGCACCGCCATCGCTTTGTCGTTGCAGGACAGGGGTTCGGCGTGTTGCAGCAAACCGGTGGCCTGATTTAACACTACGGTGGCGTCATGCATGCTTCGGTGCAGTGTGCGCGGCAGTCGCGAGCGATGCAGGGTGGCCAGTGCGTTCTCAAGGGTTTCGCTGCTGACGGTGGGGTGTTGCCAGGCCACCAGTGCGGTTTTGAGCTCGGACAGCTGCACCAGGCTTTGCTCGGTAACGATAACCGCACCCAGTTGCCAGGGTTGGGCATCGGCGCCAAGGTTAAACCACACCTCATCACTCAACAGGAAGTAGCGGGCGCCATAGTCGTTGAGGGTGTCGGCTTTTTGAGCCAGCAACTGGGCTCGCAGGGTCTGGCCATCGGATTTCAGCGACTGGGGGTCACAATGGTGAAGTCGATAGCCCATCTCGCGATGATAAAGCAGCTGTTGTGACGGGGCGG containing:
- a CDS encoding DUF3069 domain-containing protein gives rise to the protein MSENVALPAELKQVLEFMGTPEAQHEAVFAVYNAVEGPLRHAWEAQPQSARNIMDSFEQFQAVVAFTLVGPTAELLAMVEQNAEGEERNDEQANAMMEQLLQQGIKMMVKDLKSARRNASLRNEFQAPFKA
- a CDS encoding DUF3080 domain-containing protein, which produces MWQWPLKLLILITLSGCQPGPDSVLDDYLSRLERVLKQPRPESSLPSPQRPARHPFEPDDSLNVSLLAPLSLKPCGVLPLIAQHNAQLGRVAAPSQQLLYHREMGYRLHHCDPQSLKSDGQTLRAQLLAQKADTLNDYGARYFLLSDEVWFNLGADAQPWQLGAVIVTEQSLVQLSELKTALVAWQHPTVSSETLENALATLHRSRLPRTLHRSMHDATVVLNQATGLLQHAEPLSCNDKAMAVLPNILSNIYGERVQPLLAELQKADRRLTPPLRQLLTPWPEHPYFDYYLGDQPGQLRHHFYQAIQQHTEAWQALLQRCDRSPTPNPG
- the yegD gene encoding molecular chaperone: MNAIAGLDLGTSNCGVGIMQEGQPRLLTLPEHGAFMPSTLYAARSEVIAGWLYRQLKAQGREAAFQQARGNSLSASLHALSEAKLDGYEDELFFGRAALSHYLEDPSDCYYIRSHKSFLGGSGLSDRQQQVLEDITAAMLWHLLGQIQQAGHGEVRKLVVGRPINFQGFNSERSNQQATDIIRRAARHVGIEQLEFQYEPMAAGLTFQQQLTEEKRVMVVDIGGGTTDISMVLMGPGYLDRHAPENTVLGHSGKRIGGNDFDVALNYRALMPSLGMGLADEKGRTLPSQPFHDAAAVNNLSAQTRFYSTQHRNELQALQRQPTLKPLSRLLTLQANQMTFQQSAVAEQAKIALSSQAETRADLSYIEAGLEAKVSQGQFVDASQALMKQIGGLIDDALEQAGTTPDVVFLTGGSASSPHIRQALSDRFVAEMVQGDNFGSVTTGLALWADRIFN